A window of the Henckelia pumila isolate YLH828 chromosome 3, ASM3356847v2, whole genome shotgun sequence genome harbors these coding sequences:
- the LOC140887670 gene encoding probable GTP-binding protein OBGM, mitochondrial isoform X1, which yields MWLGSRYALSYLEFAAKLPKSPCRACSYSDIPYKKTKMAPLQERRMIDRFRLWAKGGEGGNGCTSFRRSRQDRHGKPDGGNGGRGGDVILECSAAVWDFSGLQHHINAKRGGHGASKNMIGCRGSDKIVQVPVGTVIHLLEGEISSLVEKESSGVLDPWDIPGTLDAGSSVSSRLSLAGMTRKLDKTDVIVEDTAYLSKGTFKEPICTSQSEIFPRFSTSGNNSRNQPNIREAYSDCKDLDGEIKVSGSDCEEDLAENQEIQYNVAELTHPGQQIIVAQGGEGGLGNLHSAKGSKMCRDTNLNTEVSDDDLGTQLNLGFPGSEVLLLLELKSIGDVGLIGMPNAGKSTLLGAMSRAKPAVGHYAFTTLRPNLGKLNYDDISITVADIPGLIRGAHQNRGLGHAFLRHIERTRVLAYVVDLAAALNGRKGIPPWAQLKDLLLELEFYQEGLSDRPSIVVANKIDEDGAEAVYEELKQRVSGVKIFPVCAVLEEGIGELKSGLKMLVNGEDSSRLKINNIVFG from the exons ATGTGGTTAGGCAGTAGGTATGCACTTTCCTATTTGGAATTTGCTGCGAAACTCCCTAAATCACCATGTCGAGCCTGTTCATATTCAGATATTCCCTACAAGAAAACAAAAATGGCACCATTACAG GAGCGGAGAATGATAGACCGGTTCAGGCTATGGGCTAAAGGAGGTGAAGGTGGCAATGGTTGCACCAGCTTTCGTCGTAGTCGTCAAGATCGTCATGGCAAACCTGATG GTGGCAATGGAGGAAGAGGTGGAGACGTGATTCTAGAATGTTCTGCAGCAGTATGGGACTTCAGCGGGCTACAACATCACATT AATGCAAAGCGAGGGGGACATGGAGCTTCGAAAAATATGATAGGATGTCGAGGATCAGACAAG ATTGTTCAGGTACCCGTTGGTACAGTGATTCATCTTCTTGAGGGTGAAATTTCCTCTTTAGTTGAGAAGGAATCTTCTGGAGTCCTGGATCCTTGGGACATTCCCGGGACACTTGATGCAGGTTCATCTGTATCTTCTCGACTATCTCTCGCTGGCATGACCAGAAAGTTGGATAAGACCGACGTTATTGTTGAGGACACAGCTTATTTGAGCAAAGGTACCTTCAAAGAACCAATTTGCACTTCTCAATCTGAAATTTTTCCTCGATTTTCTACTTCCGGAAACAACTCAAGAAATCAGCCCAATATACGTGAAGCATACAGCGATTGCAAGGATTTGGATGGTGAAATAAAAGTGTCCGGATCTGATTGTGAGGAGGATTTAGCTGAAAATCAAGAAATACAATATAATGTTGCAGAATTAACACATCCTGGCCAACAAATAATTGTGGCTCAGGGAGGGGAAGGCGGCTTGGGGAATTTACATTCCGCGAAAGGTTCAAAGATGTGCAGAGATACGAACTTAAACACTGAAGTTTCTGACGATGACCTCGGTACGCAACTCAATCTTGGCTTCCCTGGTTCAGAGGTCTTGCTTTTGTTAGAACTCAAGAGTATAGGAGATGTTGGCCTCATAGGAATGCCTAATGCTGGTAAAAGCACACTTCTTGGTGCTATGTCGCGAGCTAAACCTGCCGTAGGCCATTATGCCTTCACTACCTTGAGGCCTAACTTGGGAAAACTAAACTATGACGACATTTCCATCACTGTGGCTGATATCCCAGGTCTTATTCGGGGAGCACACCAAAATCGTGGCCTTGGACACGCTTTCTTACGTCACATAGAACGCACCCGAGTCTTGGCTTATGTGGTAGACTTGGCTGCTGCATTAAATGGTAGAAAAGGTATTCCTCCTTGGGCACAACTGAAAGATTTATTGTTGGAGTTGGAGTTTTATCAGGAGGGGCTGTCGGATCGACCGTCGATAGTCGTGGCAAATAAAATCGATGAAGATGGAGCCGAAGCAGTGTATGAAGAATTGAAACAAAGAGTGAGTGGTGTTAAAATTTTTCCAGTTTGTGCCGTTCTTGAAGAAGGTATAGGGGAGCTAAAATCTGGTCTGAAAATGCTTGTGAACGGAGAGGACTCGTCGAGGTTAAAAATAAACAACATTGTTTTTGGTTAG
- the LOC140891120 gene encoding WEB family protein At2g38370-like isoform X2 yields the protein MAEQSPENLELVPEMNPETELGPERAEIDTSAPFESVKEAASRFGGMAFWKPISPKSASQVNDNQMVDIVKVEEHAAQMERELITKERETLDVLKELETTKLIIEELKLKLQKEDLQVNVSTNENSQNNSMSFDVKTADKENLERNTSEHPDENDHLGLCASASPGIILMELKQAKMNLTRTTTDLSDIRAMVNLYNNKIETERMLLEKTRQRLSSNTSKISFLEDELNQTKQKLEMSQDSEVQDGSSHPPDVVTRELQRLSSETEQFKNVGNIARSEVLRALSEIEQTKDAIKTAQIKLVAANTMKEAARAAEAVALAEIKALSSASEQKSEGVTLTFEEYSTLISRARDAKEACQDTEMDAMLRVDEANLSNSYILKKVEEATEEVKISKKALEEALSRVEAANRGKLVVEEALRKWRSDRGQNRRSVHNSTKFKNSHSSLHCKESHMLDVNYPNLVDDDELKPVLKPTLSIGQILSRKLLLTEDYENGVRAERNTGKRRMSLGQMLSSKPNTVPLSAEKAAAGKENNGLPAKRKKFSFGHITLLMSKQSKKTKKKQSAILMCRSS from the exons ATGGCTGAGCAAAGTCCGGAAAATCTTGAGCTGGTTCCGGAGATGAACCCTGAGACAGAACTCGGTCCCGAGAGGGCTGAAATCGACACGTCTGCGCCGTTTGAGTCGGTGAAAGAGGCGGCGAGCCGGTTTGGAGGGATGGCCTTCTGGAAACCCATTTCCCCGAAGAGTGCGTCCCAGGTT AATGATAACCAGATGGTTGACATTGTCAAAGTGGAGGAGCATGCAGCGCAAATGGAGAGAGAATTGATTACTAAGGAGCGGGAGACACTTGATGTTTTAAAAGAGTTGGAAACTACTAAATTGATCATTGAAGAATTAAAGTTGAAGTTGCAGAAAGAGGATTTGCAAGTTAATGTCTCCACGAACGAAAATTCGCAGAATAACAGCATGAGTTTTGATGTTAAAACAGCAGATAAGGAAAATCTGGAAAGAAATACGAGTGAGCATCCCGATGAAAATGATCATTTGGGCCTGTGTGCCTCTGCATCCCCTGGGATTATTCTAATGGAGCTGAAACAGGCTAAGATGAACTTAACAAGGACTACTACCGATCTTTCAGATATTCGAGCCATGGTTAATTTGTACAACAACAAAATTGAGACAGAAAGAATGTTGCTTGAGAAGACTCGTCAAAGATTGTCTTCCAATACCTCCAAAATTTCATTTCTCGAAGATGAGCTAAACCAAACAAAACAGAAGCTTGAGATGTCCCAGGATTCTGAAGTCCAAGATGGTTCGTCTCATCCGCCAGATGTTGTCACGAGGGAGCTTCAAAGGCTAAGTTCGGAGACCGAACAATTTAAGAATGTTGGAAACATTGCAAGATCGGAAGTTTTGAGAGCACTATCGGAGATTGAACAGACAAAGGATGCGATCAAGACTGCTCAGATCAAGTTGGTTGCTGCGAACACGATGAAGGAAGCAGCCAGAGCTGCTGAAGCTGTGGCTCTTGCAGAAATAAAAGCTCTATCCAGTGCTTCTGAACAGAAATCTGAAGGGGTGACACTGACTTTTGAGGAATACTCAACCTTGATCTCCAGAGCTCGAGATGCAAAGGAAGCTTGTCAGGATACGGAAATGGATGCAATGCTTAGAGTAGATGAAGCAAATCTATCAAACTCGTACATCTTAAAAAAGGTGGAAGAAGCAACTGAAGAAGTTAAAATCAGCAAAAAGGCTCTGGAAGAAGCATTGAGCAGGGTTGAAGCAGCAAATAGAGGTAAACTGGTAGTGGAAGAGGCCCTTCGTAAATGGAGATCCGATCGTGGTCAGAATCGACGTTCTGTTCATAACTCTACTAAATTTAAGAACTCCCATTCATCCCTACACTGCAAAGAATCTCACATGCTGGACGTAAACTATCCGAATCTTGTGGATGATGATGAGCTAAAACCAGTCCTGAAGCCAACTCTGTCGATCGGGCAAATATTGAGCAGGAAACTGCTTCTAACTGAAGATTACGAAAATGGGGTACGAGCAGAAAGGAACACGGGGAAGCGCAGAATGTCACTGGGACAAATGCTTAGCAGTAAACCTAATACTGTTCCACTCTCTGCTGAGAAAGCAGCAGCTGGTAAAGAGAACAATGGACTTCCAGCAAAGAGAAAGAAGTTCAGTTTCGGTCATATCACCCTGCTCATGTCGAAGCAAAGTAAAAAGACAAAAAAGAAACAAAGTGCAATCTTGATGTGTCGCAGCTCGTAA
- the LOC140892765 gene encoding uncharacterized protein produces the protein MPFSSSSSTDFHQKSFRIRHEDGTKLFNKLLSKESSKSHPSFRVYYGDVSGAVPFVWETCPGTPKHTLADKYYSNYAPPLTPPPSYNYAHHGFKKYSNTTHYSSRSKLLLYSFLRRINPKKYHSSSSSSPRSTLSSSRSSFSEYAATSTPRANTFTHRRKRFTSWDNSSFYEDQKSCGGSAIDHTSPKSCFRPAGGYPVLIVKKALLSIVGRGSHDAS, from the coding sequence ATGCCTTttagcagcagcagcagcactgATTTCCACCAAAAATCATTCAGAATCAGACACGAAGATGGCACCAAGCTCTTCAACAAGCTTCTCTCCAAGGAAAGCTCCAAATCCCATCCTTCTTTCAGGGTCTACTACGGCGACGTATCGGGCGCCGTTCCCTTCGTGTGGGAGACCTGCCCCGGCACCCCCAAGCACACGCTTGCGGACAAGTACTACTCCAATTACGCCCCGCCGCTCACTCCCCCGCCCTCTTATAACTACGCCCACCACGGCTTCAAGAAATACTCCAACACCACTCACTACTCCAGTCGATCCAAGCTGCTTCTCTACTCTTTCCTCAGGAGAATCAACCCCAAGAAATACCATTCCTCGTCCTCATCCTCGCCCCGATCCACGCTTTCTTCTTCCCGCTCCTCGTTTTCGGAATATGCTGCCACGTCCACACCCAGAGCCAACACTTTCACCCACAGGAGAAAGCGGTTCACGAGCTGGGATAATTCGTCCTTCTACGAAGATCAGAAATCATGTGGCGGCTCCGCCATTGATCATACTTCTCCCAAATCGTGCTTTAGACCAGCTGGTGGATACCCTGTTTTGATCGTGAAGAAGGCTTTGCTGTCCATTGTTGGCCGTGGATCTCATGATGCCTCCtga
- the LOC140887670 gene encoding probable GTP-binding protein OBGM, mitochondrial isoform X3: protein MIDRFRLWAKGGEGGNGCTSFRRSRQDRHGKPDGGNGGRGGDVILECSAAVWDFSGLQHHINAKRGGHGASKNMIGCRGSDKIVQVPVGTVIHLLEGEISSLVEKESSGVLDPWDIPGTLDAGSSVSSRLSLAGMTRKLDKTDVIVEDTAYLSKGTFKEPICTSQSEIFPRFSTSGNNSRNQPNIREAYSDCKDLDGEIKVSGSDCEEDLAENQEIQYNVAELTHPGQQIIVAQGGEGGLGNLHSAKGSKMCRDTNLNTEVSDDDLGTQLNLGFPGSEVLLLLELKSIGDVGLIGMPNAGKSTLLGAMSRAKPAVGHYAFTTLRPNLGKLNYDDISITVADIPGLIRGAHQNRGLGHAFLRHIERTRVLAYVVDLAAALNGRKGIPPWAQLKDLLLELEFYQEGLSDRPSIVVANKIDEDGAEAVYEELKQRVSGVKIFPVCAVLEEGIGELKSGLKMLVNGEDSSRLKINNIVFG, encoded by the exons ATGATAGACCGGTTCAGGCTATGGGCTAAAGGAGGTGAAGGTGGCAATGGTTGCACCAGCTTTCGTCGTAGTCGTCAAGATCGTCATGGCAAACCTGATG GTGGCAATGGAGGAAGAGGTGGAGACGTGATTCTAGAATGTTCTGCAGCAGTATGGGACTTCAGCGGGCTACAACATCACATT AATGCAAAGCGAGGGGGACATGGAGCTTCGAAAAATATGATAGGATGTCGAGGATCAGACAAG ATTGTTCAGGTACCCGTTGGTACAGTGATTCATCTTCTTGAGGGTGAAATTTCCTCTTTAGTTGAGAAGGAATCTTCTGGAGTCCTGGATCCTTGGGACATTCCCGGGACACTTGATGCAGGTTCATCTGTATCTTCTCGACTATCTCTCGCTGGCATGACCAGAAAGTTGGATAAGACCGACGTTATTGTTGAGGACACAGCTTATTTGAGCAAAGGTACCTTCAAAGAACCAATTTGCACTTCTCAATCTGAAATTTTTCCTCGATTTTCTACTTCCGGAAACAACTCAAGAAATCAGCCCAATATACGTGAAGCATACAGCGATTGCAAGGATTTGGATGGTGAAATAAAAGTGTCCGGATCTGATTGTGAGGAGGATTTAGCTGAAAATCAAGAAATACAATATAATGTTGCAGAATTAACACATCCTGGCCAACAAATAATTGTGGCTCAGGGAGGGGAAGGCGGCTTGGGGAATTTACATTCCGCGAAAGGTTCAAAGATGTGCAGAGATACGAACTTAAACACTGAAGTTTCTGACGATGACCTCGGTACGCAACTCAATCTTGGCTTCCCTGGTTCAGAGGTCTTGCTTTTGTTAGAACTCAAGAGTATAGGAGATGTTGGCCTCATAGGAATGCCTAATGCTGGTAAAAGCACACTTCTTGGTGCTATGTCGCGAGCTAAACCTGCCGTAGGCCATTATGCCTTCACTACCTTGAGGCCTAACTTGGGAAAACTAAACTATGACGACATTTCCATCACTGTGGCTGATATCCCAGGTCTTATTCGGGGAGCACACCAAAATCGTGGCCTTGGACACGCTTTCTTACGTCACATAGAACGCACCCGAGTCTTGGCTTATGTGGTAGACTTGGCTGCTGCATTAAATGGTAGAAAAGGTATTCCTCCTTGGGCACAACTGAAAGATTTATTGTTGGAGTTGGAGTTTTATCAGGAGGGGCTGTCGGATCGACCGTCGATAGTCGTGGCAAATAAAATCGATGAAGATGGAGCCGAAGCAGTGTATGAAGAATTGAAACAAAGAGTGAGTGGTGTTAAAATTTTTCCAGTTTGTGCCGTTCTTGAAGAAGGTATAGGGGAGCTAAAATCTGGTCTGAAAATGCTTGTGAACGGAGAGGACTCGTCGAGGTTAAAAATAAACAACATTGTTTTTGGTTAG
- the LOC140887670 gene encoding probable GTP-binding protein OBGM, mitochondrial isoform X2, with protein sequence MWLGSRYALSYLEFAAKLPKSPCRACSYSDIPYKKTKMAPLQERRMIDRFRLWAKGGEGGNGCTSFRRSRQDRHGKPDGGNGGRGGDVILECSAAVWDFSGLQHHINAKRGGHGASKNMIGCRGSDKIVQVPVGTVIHLLEGEISSLVEKESSGVLDPWDIPGTLDAGSSVSSRLSLAGMTRKLDKTDVIVEDTAYLSKAYSDCKDLDGEIKVSGSDCEEDLAENQEIQYNVAELTHPGQQIIVAQGGEGGLGNLHSAKGSKMCRDTNLNTEVSDDDLGTQLNLGFPGSEVLLLLELKSIGDVGLIGMPNAGKSTLLGAMSRAKPAVGHYAFTTLRPNLGKLNYDDISITVADIPGLIRGAHQNRGLGHAFLRHIERTRVLAYVVDLAAALNGRKGIPPWAQLKDLLLELEFYQEGLSDRPSIVVANKIDEDGAEAVYEELKQRVSGVKIFPVCAVLEEGIGELKSGLKMLVNGEDSSRLKINNIVFG encoded by the exons ATGTGGTTAGGCAGTAGGTATGCACTTTCCTATTTGGAATTTGCTGCGAAACTCCCTAAATCACCATGTCGAGCCTGTTCATATTCAGATATTCCCTACAAGAAAACAAAAATGGCACCATTACAG GAGCGGAGAATGATAGACCGGTTCAGGCTATGGGCTAAAGGAGGTGAAGGTGGCAATGGTTGCACCAGCTTTCGTCGTAGTCGTCAAGATCGTCATGGCAAACCTGATG GTGGCAATGGAGGAAGAGGTGGAGACGTGATTCTAGAATGTTCTGCAGCAGTATGGGACTTCAGCGGGCTACAACATCACATT AATGCAAAGCGAGGGGGACATGGAGCTTCGAAAAATATGATAGGATGTCGAGGATCAGACAAG ATTGTTCAGGTACCCGTTGGTACAGTGATTCATCTTCTTGAGGGTGAAATTTCCTCTTTAGTTGAGAAGGAATCTTCTGGAGTCCTGGATCCTTGGGACATTCCCGGGACACTTGATGCAGGTTCATCTGTATCTTCTCGACTATCTCTCGCTGGCATGACCAGAAAGTTGGATAAGACCGACGTTATTGTTGAGGACACAGCTTATTTGAGCAAAG CATACAGCGATTGCAAGGATTTGGATGGTGAAATAAAAGTGTCCGGATCTGATTGTGAGGAGGATTTAGCTGAAAATCAAGAAATACAATATAATGTTGCAGAATTAACACATCCTGGCCAACAAATAATTGTGGCTCAGGGAGGGGAAGGCGGCTTGGGGAATTTACATTCCGCGAAAGGTTCAAAGATGTGCAGAGATACGAACTTAAACACTGAAGTTTCTGACGATGACCTCGGTACGCAACTCAATCTTGGCTTCCCTGGTTCAGAGGTCTTGCTTTTGTTAGAACTCAAGAGTATAGGAGATGTTGGCCTCATAGGAATGCCTAATGCTGGTAAAAGCACACTTCTTGGTGCTATGTCGCGAGCTAAACCTGCCGTAGGCCATTATGCCTTCACTACCTTGAGGCCTAACTTGGGAAAACTAAACTATGACGACATTTCCATCACTGTGGCTGATATCCCAGGTCTTATTCGGGGAGCACACCAAAATCGTGGCCTTGGACACGCTTTCTTACGTCACATAGAACGCACCCGAGTCTTGGCTTATGTGGTAGACTTGGCTGCTGCATTAAATGGTAGAAAAGGTATTCCTCCTTGGGCACAACTGAAAGATTTATTGTTGGAGTTGGAGTTTTATCAGGAGGGGCTGTCGGATCGACCGTCGATAGTCGTGGCAAATAAAATCGATGAAGATGGAGCCGAAGCAGTGTATGAAGAATTGAAACAAAGAGTGAGTGGTGTTAAAATTTTTCCAGTTTGTGCCGTTCTTGAAGAAGGTATAGGGGAGCTAAAATCTGGTCTGAAAATGCTTGTGAACGGAGAGGACTCGTCGAGGTTAAAAATAAACAACATTGTTTTTGGTTAG
- the LOC140888931 gene encoding uncharacterized protein, whose product MHSVGGLLCPFTNLRSKPTYLCQKVDLCRKNASVSQYVSKDKCDLCHCVITEALEKLKDPDTELEIVKLLMKACGSTGKNINKCKSLVTQYTLVYAQRLLETKELCTILHACNLTPVTFTFK is encoded by the exons A TGCATAGTGTTGGTGGACTTCTATGCCCCTTTACTAATCTCAGATCGAAACCTACATATTTGTGCCAGAAAGTCGACCTTTGCAGAAAAAACGCATCCGTTTCTCAGTATGTTTCCAAGGACAAATGTGATTTATGTCATTGTGTTATTACAGAGGCCTTAGAGAAGCTGAAGGATCCTGACACTGAG tTAGAGATAGTTAAGCTGCTTATGAAGGCATGTGGTTCTACTGGAAAAAATATCAACAAG TGCAAGAGTTTGGTGACTCAGTACACTCTGGTGTATGCTCAGCGGTTGCTGGAAACTAAAGAACTGTGCACCATATTGCATGCTTGTAATTTAACTCCAGTAACATTCACATTTAAATGA
- the LOC140891120 gene encoding WEB family protein At2g38370-like isoform X1 has translation MAEQSPENLELVPEMNPETELGPERAEIDTSAPFESVKEAASRFGGMAFWKPISPKSASQVACNDNQMVDIVKVEEHAAQMERELITKERETLDVLKELETTKLIIEELKLKLQKEDLQVNVSTNENSQNNSMSFDVKTADKENLERNTSEHPDENDHLGLCASASPGIILMELKQAKMNLTRTTTDLSDIRAMVNLYNNKIETERMLLEKTRQRLSSNTSKISFLEDELNQTKQKLEMSQDSEVQDGSSHPPDVVTRELQRLSSETEQFKNVGNIARSEVLRALSEIEQTKDAIKTAQIKLVAANTMKEAARAAEAVALAEIKALSSASEQKSEGVTLTFEEYSTLISRARDAKEACQDTEMDAMLRVDEANLSNSYILKKVEEATEEVKISKKALEEALSRVEAANRGKLVVEEALRKWRSDRGQNRRSVHNSTKFKNSHSSLHCKESHMLDVNYPNLVDDDELKPVLKPTLSIGQILSRKLLLTEDYENGVRAERNTGKRRMSLGQMLSSKPNTVPLSAEKAAAGKENNGLPAKRKKFSFGHITLLMSKQSKKTKKKQSAILMCRSS, from the exons ATGGCTGAGCAAAGTCCGGAAAATCTTGAGCTGGTTCCGGAGATGAACCCTGAGACAGAACTCGGTCCCGAGAGGGCTGAAATCGACACGTCTGCGCCGTTTGAGTCGGTGAAAGAGGCGGCGAGCCGGTTTGGAGGGATGGCCTTCTGGAAACCCATTTCCCCGAAGAGTGCGTCCCAGGTTGCATGT AATGATAACCAGATGGTTGACATTGTCAAAGTGGAGGAGCATGCAGCGCAAATGGAGAGAGAATTGATTACTAAGGAGCGGGAGACACTTGATGTTTTAAAAGAGTTGGAAACTACTAAATTGATCATTGAAGAATTAAAGTTGAAGTTGCAGAAAGAGGATTTGCAAGTTAATGTCTCCACGAACGAAAATTCGCAGAATAACAGCATGAGTTTTGATGTTAAAACAGCAGATAAGGAAAATCTGGAAAGAAATACGAGTGAGCATCCCGATGAAAATGATCATTTGGGCCTGTGTGCCTCTGCATCCCCTGGGATTATTCTAATGGAGCTGAAACAGGCTAAGATGAACTTAACAAGGACTACTACCGATCTTTCAGATATTCGAGCCATGGTTAATTTGTACAACAACAAAATTGAGACAGAAAGAATGTTGCTTGAGAAGACTCGTCAAAGATTGTCTTCCAATACCTCCAAAATTTCATTTCTCGAAGATGAGCTAAACCAAACAAAACAGAAGCTTGAGATGTCCCAGGATTCTGAAGTCCAAGATGGTTCGTCTCATCCGCCAGATGTTGTCACGAGGGAGCTTCAAAGGCTAAGTTCGGAGACCGAACAATTTAAGAATGTTGGAAACATTGCAAGATCGGAAGTTTTGAGAGCACTATCGGAGATTGAACAGACAAAGGATGCGATCAAGACTGCTCAGATCAAGTTGGTTGCTGCGAACACGATGAAGGAAGCAGCCAGAGCTGCTGAAGCTGTGGCTCTTGCAGAAATAAAAGCTCTATCCAGTGCTTCTGAACAGAAATCTGAAGGGGTGACACTGACTTTTGAGGAATACTCAACCTTGATCTCCAGAGCTCGAGATGCAAAGGAAGCTTGTCAGGATACGGAAATGGATGCAATGCTTAGAGTAGATGAAGCAAATCTATCAAACTCGTACATCTTAAAAAAGGTGGAAGAAGCAACTGAAGAAGTTAAAATCAGCAAAAAGGCTCTGGAAGAAGCATTGAGCAGGGTTGAAGCAGCAAATAGAGGTAAACTGGTAGTGGAAGAGGCCCTTCGTAAATGGAGATCCGATCGTGGTCAGAATCGACGTTCTGTTCATAACTCTACTAAATTTAAGAACTCCCATTCATCCCTACACTGCAAAGAATCTCACATGCTGGACGTAAACTATCCGAATCTTGTGGATGATGATGAGCTAAAACCAGTCCTGAAGCCAACTCTGTCGATCGGGCAAATATTGAGCAGGAAACTGCTTCTAACTGAAGATTACGAAAATGGGGTACGAGCAGAAAGGAACACGGGGAAGCGCAGAATGTCACTGGGACAAATGCTTAGCAGTAAACCTAATACTGTTCCACTCTCTGCTGAGAAAGCAGCAGCTGGTAAAGAGAACAATGGACTTCCAGCAAAGAGAAAGAAGTTCAGTTTCGGTCATATCACCCTGCTCATGTCGAAGCAAAGTAAAAAGACAAAAAAGAAACAAAGTGCAATCTTGATGTGTCGCAGCTCGTAA